From the genome of Prunus persica cultivar Lovell chromosome G8, Prunus_persica_NCBIv2, whole genome shotgun sequence:
ttcaaACTACACAACAAAccatagaatatatatataatagtaagGCAATAGCTCTTTTATCCAGCATTCCAGCTCTAAttgcctgcctgcctgcctcCATGGAGACGAGTTCTCTATAACTCTGCCCTggaaatatataaattcaatgGAAATGATCAATgaatacaatattttacattaagaaatcaattaaaatcATGTGGTCACATATTGCATGCATTTGAATTTTCCTGtgcttttcttcatgaaaTGCATTTATATATGCTATATTATAATCAGGGCGGAACCACAGCCAAGGCTGTGGTGGACTATAGCCTAGGGaagttttgaagaaaaataaataaataaacctatATCTATATGGCCCACTATAATAATAAAccaatatcttttttttttttttgtttttatgtgtTTAAATTATCTATTACCTTTGACAAAAGGTttttgaataagaaaaaaaaagcctatATGACTCACCATCAACTACAACACATtaggaaaatattattttctcaattttattttctcaatatGTTAATccaattttattattcttgtgtttacaattaatatatattagtctctctgcacgcgcttccgcgcatgcgaggggtttttttttaaaaaaatttaaatttattttagaattaaaaaagataatggatatttgtgttccataaaaataggatccattatctgaattttcttttaattttaatttttttaatacgaaaaattatgaatttaccatattatcctcatttaattaataatttcaattcttaatgtttgcattaaccaagggcattttctggtattttgaatgtttcaccattctctgtcttttactttatatatatagatatatatatgaaacttaattatttatatttttgcacTTTGTATTTGTGAAGCTTATTCGATTGATGACAAGAAACTTTTAGGGATTCACACTGCAAAGgtaagaaatttaaaataaaataaaaatcattagattttaagctaaaaaatttaattaactcacctattaaaaaattcataattccACCCTTATAATATTGCGGGTCCATTGCATAGCTCACATGTAAATGCAGACACAACAATTTATTATATTgctaattgatttatttatcaaattgTGGGTATTATATTGCTAATCTGAATGAGACCAACTGGCATGTGGTCCTATTTTCATACGTAAGTTGAATGTGGATAATGGATTGATGGGCAAGCCAGACCAACCAGACCATCCGaaatatatacttgtttggtaGTGTTTGATGAATTCTATTCATTTTTCTAGATACCAACATtgatctctttctttctttttctttcttttttctttctacctATTGGGTTTCCTGTTGTGCGCTTGTGTACAATTACTTGGAACCATTTTTCGCAATGGGTTTTCAAAGATTAGCCGTATGCATCTGGCCATGATCGCCATGCATTATTAGGCAACAGTACTAACCATACACAGTATAAGTTAATCGATCGGTACGCAACTATTTAGGATTACTTACGAATCACGATTAGGTATCAAATTAACAACAAATGTACATCATTTTCCGTTTCATATGAACCAAATACGAGACTCTCATGtaactaaataaaaacatatattGCCACgccaaaaattaattgaaagtCGTTAAACGTTATTATCAATGGAGGTAGATTGGCTTAtggattaaaaattaataatcctAGGTTCAATGTATGATCGGGATTAATCTCTTTTTAAGTACTTTTGGTTCTGAGAATCCTTCCTGCAAATTCACAATGGCTCGTttgtatttgtaattttgtaaGCGCCAAGTGCCAAGTGCCAAGTGCCAACGACTCCTTAGTCGCGCgcgaaaacttgattttaaaataataaacaagtACCGAGAAAACGCACGTGCTGATCTGTGCAACCTAGGAGGATTTCCCGCGACTAATttaattaagtaattaattaattcaatgCCCTAATGAACCAAATCACATTGGACGGTCCTGATCTATAGACCGTATTTATAATATGCATATTCGAGGGTCAGGATCTAAGGAGTTACGACGCGTTTGCATCATCAACGGCCTTTTGAAAGTAGGGCCCACTGTATTAACTGTTTGTCTGCTGAAAGTGGGGTGCTTTCTGTAGTGACACGTTGGCTTGGATGTCAAAGTCAAAAACACTTTCTCGTTATTGGAAGTTATTACGATTAcgattttctattttataacTTTGATATAATTCAGTTTCAAGCCTTAAGGTTTGTGATAATATCATAAACACCCCCTATTTTTAGAAACATCACAGGCCGACCATTTTGTGTTCATACATAGTAATATAGTATGCATTCCCACGTCAATTATATGATTGTAGTAAGGTTGTCACACATGttagaacaaaataaataaatttgtgtAATATTATGGGAGCAGTAAGAATTGGGGGGAAGATCAAAATGAGGTGGTCATATATTTACCAACGTATATCATTTTcaaactgtttttttattatttattttataataagaaTATACGATATTTGTACAACATACGAACGTTATAATCAAAAATGGCATATTAAGTTCTTAATTATTGGGATCTAAAATAATCATGAAAATGAGACCTCTATTTACATTGACATGAAAATATTGTCACACATTTTTCTTTAGATTAgagttctttattttttaacataaGCGTTATTGGATATAAGGTAATAATCAAACTTAAAATTTAACCAAAGataaatattcttaattatttgaaaTACACGCGACTTACGGAAATTTTCTTCGTTAGAGCTTAacaaatttcatatatttggattcaaagatAATTGAACAAGCTCATattatttgtaaaaaaaacatgaattttctttattaaagtaaataatgaaattgaattgcGAAATTTAGTTTATTGCGCGCCACGTGCAAACTGAAAAACCATGTATGGCGCGTTATGACATTATCTAAAACTCAGGGTGGTTTCTGATATTCTTTGAATTTCGATTTCTACCcgagttattattattttgttgttggaagAGATGTTATCATGTTCAATACTTCTtaacttccttttctttcttctcttgctAAAAAAAACTTCTCCTTTTTATACAACCCCTTTCTAAATTTAAcaactctccctctctccccaATCTGAAGAACAACAACATCtttcaaacccaaaaacagGTCCCAATATTTCTCAAATCACAGcctgattttttaatttttttaaattttaaattcatgtGTTTCATGGTATTTAATTTCCACATGCAGTTACCATCTCAATTATTCTCTTTATATTCTGTTTCGGTTACAAATCCATGAAGGCATTcacaaattttgaaatatcaAAAGTCATAAATGGTGATTTTGCACCTTTATTATCTGCATTATTGTGCTTATAGCAGAAGCTTTTAATTCATGGTTTTTTGCTTCTCATTGTATTGATATTTTTTCAGGGTCGTCTCCATTATATGCATGGTCAAAGTTCAAAACTTTCATGGAAATAGTGAAGTTTGCATGACAAAGGACATCAATTTGTTGATTGTCTGAGCAAATTGAATGAATTTGCGATCTGGGTTTTTGTAAAATCGAGGATCAAACACATTTAAGGAGAAATccatttcagatttttttgtcatttgcaaTCTGGGCATCCTTATTGTTGGTTGGTATGTTAAAGAAGTGGTAGGAAGTAGTGAAATGGGTTAAAATGGatggaaaagaagatggtGAAGCATACGAAGAGCAGGCTTCCTCGCCTATTCAGGTTTTGCAGGAGATATCCGAGGAGGCATTTAAAATGGCAGGGGAGACACTGCAAAACATGTACTCGGGTAATTCGAGCATGCCGCCATTGGCACCAGGGCATAGACGCTCCCAAAGTGAAGTTGTAACTACGAGACACCGGCGCAGTAACAGCTTGCAGAAATTGAAATGTCAAATGCAGAAGGCTTTTAAATGGGGTAGCAATTCGCGGGGGGATTTGCGATTGGCTTTCAATCCTGAGGTTTTGGCAAACCAAAAACGCCAATGGTATCAGCTTCACTCCAGATCAAAGGTGTTTTTCTGTAATTCTTGCTGCCTGGAATCCCACTTAAAAAGCTATATTCTTTATCAATTTATCTTGTGCCTAATGAACTAAAATTTATGATGATTCCATTCTAGGACCGTATAAAATTGTCGGAGCCAGATTCACTGTTTGAGCATTTTATTATCGCGGGGCTTCATCCTGATGTTAACCTTGAGGCTGTGGAGGGTGCATTTGTCAAGAGAAGGAAATGGGAGATGGATATGATAAACTCTGGAATAGTAGACCTTACATTGCTACAGCAGCGGGGACCTCCAATCCCAACATTAGAACCTCAGGTTGACTGCATAACTGCACTTGTTTCAACAGTAATTATGAATATGTTTTCAACACTATCTTTTTAACATTCGGATATGATTTTAGTCGTATTTTCGGACAATGCAATCTGTCCTGATGAGTTTTCCTTGTAGatacaaataattttgaagTTCCTCAATAGAAATACATCGGATCTTAGTtcataaaggagaaaaagaaagagacttTGGATCCATTATCTAACATTTCGGAAGATTTTTACGTACTGCATAAATAGGCAGTCATTTGTGGTTGTCTTCTGGCATGTGATGATAATATACTTATTTTCCAAATGTGTTTACTGGATCCACAGATACTTTTTAAATATCCTCCTGGGAAGCGGCTAGCAATGCGTTTGAAAGATTTAGctgccttttgttttcctgGAGGGGTTAAGGTTTGATATTACTCATTTTCCATGATGCTAAGTTCACTCATTAAACTTATATTCATTTAACACTTTGTTGTATTGATGTAATTCTAAATGATTCTCTTGAGTGGATTTTCATGATACAGGCACGGTTAATGGAGAAGACTCCTTCACTAAGTGATTTGAATCAAGTTGTTTATGGACAGGTGCACACCAAATCATGTATCTTGTACTCTGTGACATATTTATTTCTCACCCCTTCAAAAACCTCCTATTTTTTCCCATCTATCTAACACAACTTCTTGTTTGTTGGATAGTTTGCATCTGTAACAATCTTTTGCAGTAGTGGGTTCTGTATAACAAATCAACATGTGAAGAAAAGTAGCGATTTTAACCTTTTCATCGTATTCTTGTTATATTTCTTCATCTACCTTTtcctatttgcacaaacaaaaacaagtgagaaaaagaagaagaatacaaAGCATAAAGGAGGTGCCACataattatctttttctttgttcttcctTGCTCATACCAGAACCTACGTCTAAACTGTTAGGAAGTGAGACACAATGTATATTAAGCTAACACCCTTTTCCACGTGCAGTCCATACTGCGCCTGGATAGGCAAACATACATGTAGATAGAGAAACATAGGTGCATCCCCAACCTGCACGTTGCAAACTAATAAATAAGTGGGGAACATGGATATGAGGTTTAGAACATGGGACCTCTGGGAGATAAAGCTCTGATATTTGATACCACCATTGAACCTTGAAAGCTTAAACTATTAGGGAATGAGCCAACAATGTTTATCAAGTTAAGATGATCTTTGAAAGCTCTCCTCTTTGTCATCAAGTTAGCCTACTGAAACTCTTTCTCAAATATTTAGGTCGGTACCTTGCCTTTTTCGACAGTCCCAATAGAATTTACTTTTCAGAGTGGAAGCAAAGATAGCAACAATGTTTGGGGCTTGATTGATTTcaaacatttatttttaactaaaCAAAACTGATCTTGTTTCTGGAATAGTCCTAACTTTTATCAATCAGATATATCCTCGTGAAAAAGTGGGAGTCATATCCATTTGACTTGCCACTTCATGTTTTATctcattattttttgattAACTAATGCTATATTAACTTATAAATCTTTAACACAGATAGCACTCTAATTAGTTGATATTCTCTTCAGGAGCATTTAGGCAAAGATGATTTAGCATTTATTTTCTCACTCAAGGTATCTTATGTCTTTATTTGTTGTCCCTTTTGAAGATTTATGCTACCTTCTTGCTTTCGCAGTGtgctatttatatatgtttgtagCACACATGGTTTCTGAAAGTCATCTTTGTGCCCTTTGATCAGGTGGCAGACAATGCAACACTTTATGGTATTTGCCTACATGTGTCAGAAATTGTTCAGAGGCCTCCTGCTATCTTAGGCATCTCATCCCCTCATCCTCATTCATCTGGAGGACTCTTCCGTTTTTTGGTTTCTGCACCTCGATGCTACTGTGTGCTATCCAGGGTTCCTTCTTTTGAGTTACATTACGAGATGCTCAATAGGTAATGCGAtggaattttaatttctctaTAACCTGTAAATATGGTATAGACatttcaaattcattttttatccTCACAAAATCAATTGCTGTATTTTACTTGGATGCAGTATCATTCAAGAGGAGCGTCTGAATCGAATAACACAATTTGCTAGTGAAATATCCCTCCATGATTATGTTCCTACATTGCCCAAAGTACATGATGAAATGAATGATCATGATGATTCCCCTCATAAGGAGTCATTTTATGATTGGATGGACTCTGCAATACCTGTTGACAGTGCACTAGCCTTTACGGCTGCGGGTGCAGGAATTAGATCGGATGATGAGACTCCACCTTCTTCACTCAAGATATGGGAACCTCAGTCCCCTGAAAGTGTTACTGCTAGTGAGAGTTCAGATTTTAGTCAAGTACGGTATTTAGACAAGGATGGTAGAAAGGATTCACAATGTTCTGATGACTATGGTTTTGAGGCCATAGAAACTCACTCGGAGACTTCAGAAAGAATATATGGAAGCTATGGAAATGGCCACACTTCTCCAGAGGTTGGGCCATCTTTCTCCTCCAGGAATCGCACATTGGAGAGTCTTGGGAGTTCTGAATATCTATTTAGGTGGTAAATATATTGTTATCTTACTATTTGGTTTATCATTTTGTGCTTAAgacataaattaattgattgTTTTCAGAAATGGCCATACTTCTCCAGAGGTTGGGACATCATTTTCCTCCAGGAGTCGCACATTGGAACGTCTTGGGAGTTCTGAATCTCTATTCAGGTGGTAAATATATGGTTATCTTACTATTTGACTTGTCCTTTTATTCTTAAGACATAAATTAgtagtttttcttttacccGTTGCTCTGTTGGTATATATGATGTTACATGGGATTCAGTAGTTCTTGAAACATTTCTGTTACTCTTATGCGGTCATTTGGATATACCCATTTataatttctctctcaattctttaTGGCATGTCAAATAACTTAATGATTCCCATTTGTCTAAGTACAACTTCAATAATCTATTATTATCTTTGGCAGTCCAGCTAgaagcatggtatcagaggaTGACGACGATGACCTTTTCTCAAATTGTGAGAAAGAGTTTGGTGATGAATTGATAATGGAATGGGCTAGGGTGAGTTTATCAATTTTTATCAATATCTTCGATGTTtacacaactttttttttctttctatgtaAGTGATATTTTGAATTCCATATGACAGTTATTTTTGTATAAACTCTCTATGATAGGAGAATAAGAACGATTTGCTACAGATTGTTTGTGGTTTTCATGCTCTGCCTCTTCCCCAACCAGGAAGTGAACTAGCTTTTCAACCTCTTGAACATCTACAGGCTATTGAGTATAGGCGACCTCCAGTTACTGCCCTTGGTTTTGATGAAAAAAGTTTCGATTCGTTTGAAGATCCTGGGGTATTTGATTAATTACTCATTGTTCTTAggccactctctctctctctctctctctctctcacacacacacatacacacacacacacatacacacatattttagcattttaTAATATTCACTCAACATTACTTCACCTGGTTAAAGGTCAATGCTAAATTGGCTGCTGCTGAGGAAGCTTTTGCACTATCACTATGGACAACTGCTACAATTTGCCGAGTTCTCTCCCTTGAAAGCGTAAGCTCAATTGTTTTGCTCAAGTCCatgttaaatttgttttattatatggttcagatttttcttcttcttctgtagTAACTAATATATCATCATGTCACGTAATGAGTTTCTATTCTTTCCTATGTGATCAATGTTTTCTCAATATAAGTTTCACAGGAGGAAAATAACACAGCCAGTGAAAATTTGTTTATAAGGCCAGAAATCCCCAAAGatctaacatagaaaaagAATAACTAGACAACCTGTAACTGTATTGATGTGAGCCCTCCATCTGGTAggatttttatcattttcaaatttgaatggAAACAAGGAAAGCTACAAGGACTGTACAACAATTCTTGCTCCTGTGACCTTTGTAACACAAAGTAAAAGTGCCGTATAAAGCCAAAACCTTCGAGGAAACACCACAACTCTAAAGATAGCCCAATTTTGTGGACAATTATCATCTTCGTATGGCCATCTGAGTTAAGTCAATTGAGTGAGACTAAAAGCAACAATGGTACCACCACTGAAAATGACGTTCATGCTTTAGCTTATCTCATTTTCATGCGATTTACCTCTTAATAAGTTGGTAGATAAGGTACTTAGATACAGAAACAATATGGAGAACTTGTTAGCATAGTTCTTCTGGAAATGCTTGGTACATGATCTTAAGCCTTCACATTTTGACCTAACAGTATCTTTGAAAGTGGGCTGATGTTTGTGGTCAAGAATGTACCCGCTTTTCCCCAGCAAAAAGAAAGTTTATTTTGTCCCCCCAGTAAATCTTGTTGTCTACTTTTGTTAATTCATAACTGGTgtttttttccagattttaGCGTTGGTTGCGGGTGTATTACTAGAAAAACAAGTGGTAGTAGTGTGTCCGAATCTGGTGAGTTAATCTTTGTATTGGAATTACTTTGTCAATCCTGAgagcaatttttttcttcttcatattttgaCCATTTGACACTTCACTAATGCAGGGTGTGCTATCAGCTACAGTGTTATCTCTCATTCCCATGATTCGTCCATTTCAATGGCAGAGTTTAATGCTTCCTGTAAGCTCAATATTATTAGAGTTCTGCATCTACTTTAATTGGTTTATATATGTGAGTTTATGTGTACTTTAACGAAACTTGGGAAGTCTGAGTTCTTAAATATTTAATGGGAAAACTGTTCTGGGGTTTTATCGTAAATAAAGTTTGTTAGTTTTAAACCCCTTCAACAATACTGAATTTCCACCAATGAGGATTACATGCATAAACGATGGTGCTTTGTTCAGTATACATAAATGCTTCCTAATACACTGACTTCACTCTTGGATTTGTCCTGTCCTTGtattacacacacacacacacacacacacacacacacactgttCTTTGATAATATTGTTTCGTCTCGGATGGTCGTTTACCAAGTATTCTATAGGTGCACTAGTACTTCATTATGgacattatattttcttaagtttCTTCAATATTCTTCAGGTTCTACCAGGGAaaatgcttgattttcttgacGCCCCAGTTCCGTTTATTGTGAGTTTCATCCCATATTAATCTTCGTACTTGTATCTTTTGTTATGTGTATTCCATTGCATTTTGTTGTATGGCTAGTTAAGTTTAAGGCTTGATTAAACTCAGTTGATTGCTTTGATTGAATATTTACCAAACCAGAATTCTATAGGGGATGCCAAAGCGAAATGCATAATATTGCTTTGCTTGGAATTCTATTTTGTTCCTAGATTATATATAGGAAATACTTACTTACTTCTAGAAAATTCATGTCACTCTAAGTTCGAACTTGAATTTCAGGGGTTGAAAGAAAATGGTACCATTGTTTCcagtttaatttcctttttgctCTTATCATTTTGCAGATCGGGATACAACAAATTCCTGCAGATCTAAAGAGGAAAGCATGGGATCCTGTTCAAGTTAATGTGCAAAAGGATCAGGTTTcttattttaacttttttccGCTAACTTTTTTCCTCTGTCAAATATAGATGATCTCTAAAACACAATggaaagattttgtttttgaatttttgcatGCTTGAGAATCACACAATTGAAATTGATCATTCTAGAACtgatgaaattttgaaatttgttgCAGTTTATAAGTTTCCTTTTGGACTAAGAATGTCTTTTTGTCTTTGGGTCGAGGACTACCAATGTATGCGCTTCAaattgtcttttttattttatattttataaggatgaaaaaacataaaaatttctGTGGTCTTCCACCTTGTATCTCTTGCGAACTACGGAATGCTCAGTTTTCCTTGCAACTACTTTGATGCAATTATGAtgtattttatagttttcAATAATTACCCAAAAATTTGCAAACTAAGAATAATAAGTATCCTTGCCGTTACTTTATTGCTCATGCAGGTGAAAATGTGTCATTTGCCAACACTTCCAAGACATAAAGATCTAGCCTCTGAACTAGGGCCCATCCATGCTAGACTGTCACGTGAAGGTTCATTTGCTAAAAAGCATCCTGTATATAGGTGCAACGAAGTGCAGGTTTACTGTCATACTTGCATGCTTACTGCTTCTGCTCGTGATTCTGATGGATTTACACTAACAAAGAGTGATGTTGCAAACTTCACTCTCATACTTGCATGCCTACTGCTTTTGCTCGTTACTTGTATTATGGAAAAATGTTTTAGACTCTATAATTAAAGGCCTGGGGTCATCCCGTAGCTAACGAGTGCAAAGAGagtttttaagttttcaaTAATATGGTTATGATACTTTTCTAAGCAGTTTCACTCTTTTATGTTTCAGGTCGAAGCTGCAGGTCAGTTTTTAGACGTCATGAAGAACTACTTGGAGTCACTTTGTTCTGAGCTAAGGTCTTATACAATAACGAGTGTACAATCAAACAATGACAGGGTAGAGAAATTAATGCCATAGTTTCTATATTCCTCCAAATCTTCAATAATATATAACTGTAAGTAGCTAAATATCACAGAAGACCTGGCTTATTATACTTTTTTGACATGTAAATTTTTTCCTGTCTATTCAGGTTTCTTTACTTCTTAAAGATAGCTTCATTGATTCCTTTCCTAGCAAGGACCGGTCATTTATCAAGGTAACGTGCAATTCTTTCTAAATGTCTCATGCATATTTCATTACATTTACTTATCTATTTAGGTTAAGTTGTAGTTGAAAGCGGTTATTTTATCACCTTTCTATTATTTCATCTGCAACTTTTGGCTTCTACAGTTGTTTGTAGACACACAAATGTTCACTGTTCTATCGGACTCTCGCCTGTCAAGCTTTGAGAATGGTGACCCCTAAGTTAAACCTTTTACAAGTTTAAGTGCATCGTTGTAAGATTCCAAGTTGGAACTCAAAGATTTTCTCAAGGGTAATGGCTTCTGCAACAGTTGACGAATCACAAGGCACAACTAATTCAGAGTGAAGGGGCGGAATGGCTTATGGTCCTTTTGGTGATGGCCTGTCCAGGAATTTGCCAACCTAATATGGTTACGTCACTATCTCTTGCAAACTGCTGGCTAAAGCCTGCGGCAAATACTTTGTAACATAAGTTATAGTCAAAATTGCAAAATCCCCACACCACCATCTATTGTAGTGCACACACTAAAGGATCATAATCCCAAttattttatgggattttatgTTGGATCTATAAGAAACTTCCATGTCGTTCAAAATCTTGTAAATGTCAATAGACAAAACATAGTATTACGAGACTCTTTTTCTTATCAAATATGTTTTAGCCGCTGATGCTTAACTTGTTATTGCCATAGGTAAATGTGAATTGCATCGAAATACATTTCCCTAATTTTGAGGGCAGGATAATCTCGACTATTTTCAATGAATTGCGAGGCTgagcataaacaaaaaacctGATTTCAGTAAATGTAAACACAATTGTAATATAGCACATACCCTTGTATTATTTGTTTTACATGCAAACACAGTTTCCAacccccaaaagaaaaatgtttcCACTAAACCTGCTCTTCATTTTGATCACATATACATTGCCATAGTCTAATTTCTGAGGGCAATGTGGCATCGACCGCATTTCTGTTTACATTTACATTGTCATTTGATGCAGTGGCTAATGTCATCGGTTAATTCTTGCATAAGCACTGTACAGAAGTAAGGTGTTATGCAAGGGCTGCCTCAAAGTAGCCTCTGGTTTCTGCCCTGTTACAGCAATTGCGTTTTCTAGAAATGGCAACATTAATCAAATCATTTCTCTTCATCCTCGGAGTCCGATTTTGCAAAAACTGTTTCGGGCTGGGTTTGTGCATAAGCTGGAGCAATGTACTTTGGATCTTTTGCTGCAACATCCGCAAACTTCAGTATGGCTTCTCTGGGATCTTCCTCCATCCAAGTCTCCTTGATCATGCCCCCTTGCTGAGACGGCACTCAAAGGATGAGTATCTTTTCTACAGTTGCATtaaatttggaaagaaaagataaataatcAATGGAGAAATAACCATTACCTTCATAAGGTACTGGGTCAATAAGCTTCCTTTACTTGCGCCTACTCGTCCACCAAAGCCTGGGCCTGTCATGGGAAGTTCAGGCTTATGGGATTTCAGTGGGTCCTTCAATGTTTTCTCTCGCTCACGCTTACGGCTTGGTTGATCTCTAAATAAAGGTAGAGCATGAGGGTTGTGAATCACTGGTTTTG
Proteins encoded in this window:
- the LOC18767999 gene encoding uncharacterized protein LOC18767999 isoform X4, with the translated sequence MDGKEDGEAYEEQASSPIQVLQEISEEAFKMAGETLQNMYSGNSSMPPLAPGHRRSQSEVVTTRHRRSNSLQKLKCQMQKAFKWGSNSRGDLRLAFNPEVLANQKRQWYQLHSRSKDRIKLSEPDSLFEHFIIAGLHPDVNLEAVEGAFVKRRKWEMDMINSGIVDLTLLQQRGPPIPTLEPQILFKYPPGKRLAMRLKDLAAFCFPGGVKARLMEKTPSLSDLNQVVYGQEHLGKDDLAFIFSLKVADNATLYGICLHVSEIVQRPPAILGISSPHPHSSGGLFRFLVSAPRCYCVLSRVPSFELHYEMLNSIIQEERLNRITQFASEISLHDYVPTLPKVHDEMNDHDDSPHKESFYDWMDSAIPVDSALAFTAAGAGIRSDDETPPSSLKIWEPQSPESVTASESSDFSQVRYLDKDGRKDSQCSDDYGFEAIETHSETSERIYGSYGNGHTSPEVGPSFSSRNRTLESLGSSEYLFRNGHTSPEVGTSFSSRSRTLERLGSSESLFSPARSMVSEDDDDDLFSNCEKEFGDELIMEWARENKNDLLQIVCGFHALPLPQPGSELAFQPLEHLQAIEYRRPPVTALGFDEKSFDSFEDPGVNAKLAAAEEAFALSLWTTATICRVLSLESILALVAGVLLEKQVVVVCPNLGVLSATVLSLIPMIRPFQWQSLMLPVLPGKMLDFLDAPVPFIIGIQQIPADLKRKAWDPVQVNVQKDQVKMCHLPTLPRHKDLASELGPIHARLSREGSFAKKHPVYRSKLQVSF